Genomic segment of Thermogemmatispora onikobensis:
GCCATGTAATCACTACCGGCAAAAATAGCGGTTGGCCGTCTCTCGGGGGGCAGATCGAAAAAAGCGTTGGCACAGGCGCGCCCCGTCTGCGGCATGAAGTCGCCCTCAAGCACCAGCTCCGGATCAAGGGGAATACCTGCCTCCTCCAGCGCGTCGCAGTAGCCCCGATAGCGATCGTGCGACACCTGGTACTTGAGCGGCCCCTGAATATGGGCAATACGCCGGTGCCCAAGGCGAATCAGATGACGGGTGGCTTCGTAGGCCCCTACACGGTTGTCCACGCTGATCCAGGGCGTGTTCTCTGGCGGAATGCCCTGATCATCAATGAGCAGCACGGGGAAGGAACGCGAATGGAGCGCCGCCAGATACTTGGCCGATGGACCAGGGAAAACGGCTAGTAGCCCGCTCACCAGCCGCGTGCGGACAATACGGCTGATGATGTCGCTGCGGTCCTTCTCGTGGTTGACATCGTTGATACTGTAGAGAATCAACTCGTAAGGGGTCGCCCCGACAACCTCTCCAACGCCTCTCATCAGCTCCGGGATGAGTGGCCAGGTGAGAGAAGGAATAAGGGCGCCCAGTAGCCGACTGCGCCCACCTGCCAGACCGGAAGCGGCGATGTTGGGTACAAAGCCTTGCTCTTCCATGACGCGCAGGATGCGCTCACGGGTCGCAGGGTCCACATCCGGCTTCTGATTGAGTACTCGCGAGACTGTCGCTTTGGAAACTCCCGCCAGGCGGGCAATGTCCCGAATCGTCAGCTTCTCGGCCATAACAATCCTTCTCACGCTTACGCGCAGGCCCTCCACACCCTCCGAGGGCCTCCCCGAAATAGGTTGTAACCGTTCACGAGATCGATACCGTAAACGATTACGAAAATTGTAACCGAAGAACCCCAGCTTGTCAATAGGTGATGGCACACGATATGAAGCGCCAACGAAGCTTGGGTTCGCTCTGTCACTATGGGGTCTAAATCGCGAGAAGTCCTGCTCTCTGCTTTTCTTTTCTTTGAGGACTCTCTCCAGACCCTCTATGCTGGTCTTGCTTTGGAGACTTTATTAACCATCTCTGCCTCCTCAACCACACTCAATCGAATGGTATGATACGCCCTACTTGCCTGATAAATCTATCCCCCTTTTCTCCTAGCTCCGCCGTCTGCTGGCCCACCAGGGCATCGGCGCAGGGAAGCGGCAGGCCCATGCCCTACGGGAGGCGCAATCAAGAACGGGCCGGC
This window contains:
- a CDS encoding LacI family DNA-binding transcriptional regulator, encoding MAEKLTIRDIARLAGVSKATVSRVLNQKPDVDPATRERILRVMEEQGFVPNIAASGLAGGRSRLLGALIPSLTWPLIPELMRGVGEVVGATPYELILYSINDVNHEKDRSDIISRIVRTRLVSGLLAVFPGPSAKYLAALHSRSFPVLLIDDQGIPPENTPWISVDNRVGAYEATRHLIRLGHRRIAHIQGPLKYQVSHDRYRGYCDALEEAGIPLDPELVLEGDFMPQTGRACANAFFDLPPERRPTAIFAGSDYMAYGAIAAAEQRGLRVPDDVAVVGFDDNPSSAHMEPPLTTVRQPFYEMGRRAAEMLLAFVEATRMMHHPSQNGQFAGVVAPSPEVFEPPVRVKMPTSLIIRASCGASRQLHSPSEQGGGDRSR